In Dehalococcoidia bacterium, a genomic segment contains:
- a CDS encoding MBL fold metallo-hydrolase, whose translation MAEVTFLGTGSAFTSPQRYWSGFLVNGRYLFDCPPTTLPHLKRLGIPPSQVRAVFITHFHGDHFMGFPFLVLEYCYLSPRRDDLYVVTPPGGGPFLEDFLDRCFPDLSRQDAGYRRIYLEANEQGPLVVDGLRVWAKAVQHATGKLRCFGYRMELPDLTLAYSGDAELSYDLVELSEGADVMVVDCTYAQQGPEHMGLADILQLRSSLHPRTLLVLSHVGEEFTTAGLANTMVARDLATYSFRRA comes from the coding sequence ATGGCCGAGGTGACCTTCCTGGGGACGGGCAGCGCCTTCACCAGCCCCCAAAGGTACTGGAGTGGCTTTTTGGTGAACGGCCGCTACCTGTTCGACTGCCCTCCCACCACCCTCCCCCACCTCAAGAGGCTGGGCATACCCCCCTCGCAGGTGCGGGCTGTATTCATCACCCACTTCCATGGCGACCACTTCATGGGCTTCCCCTTCCTCGTCCTGGAATATTGCTACCTGAGCCCTCGTCGCGACGACCTGTATGTGGTGACGCCGCCAGGGGGCGGCCCCTTCCTGGAGGATTTCCTGGACCGCTGCTTCCCCGACCTCTCCCGTCAGGATGCTGGTTACCGCCGTATCTATCTAGAGGCAAACGAACAAGGGCCTCTGGTGGTGGATGGCCTACGGGTGTGGGCCAAGGCGGTGCAGCACGCTACAGGCAAGCTCAGGTGCTTTGGCTATCGGATGGAGCTGCCCGACCTGACCCTGGCCTATAGTGGCGACGCCGAGCTCTCTTATGACCTGGTGGAGCTCTCGGAGGGGGCAGATGTGATGGTGGTGGACTGCACCTATGCCCAACAGGGCCCCGAGCACATGGGCCTGGCCGATATCCTACAGCTTCGGAGCAGCCTCCACCCCCGCACCCTGCTGGTCCTCAGCCACGTAGGGGAGGAATTCACCACCGCCGGTCTAGCCAACACCATGGTGGCCCGCGACCTGGCCACTTACTCCTTTCGGCGGGCATGA